A genomic stretch from Triplophysa dalaica isolate WHDGS20190420 chromosome 4, ASM1584641v1, whole genome shotgun sequence includes:
- the LOC130420171 gene encoding neuferricin isoform X2 gives MLKYLIPLVSVVLAVWTVPEWLAFPIYGNVVHVLESWLRQSVSDLSSLTPERMLTEDELTLYNGKDASRAFITGDFTDIGLSNDVTDFSEPQIVALYDWLSFYQKDYTPVGKLIGRFYTETGQPTDALRQVESVLTDGLKKKAQAQNEMQRYPSCNSEWSEASGGRVWCSEKSGGIHRDWVGVPRMLFTPGSGHSRCVCIQPSNPIHNENRNLREYKDCPPHVDSCRITKD, from the exons atgctgaaatatttaataCCTCTTGTTTCAGTTGTCTTGGCTGTGTGGACGGTGCCCGAGTGGCTCGCATTTCCGATCTACGGCAATGTGGTACATGTATTAGAGTCGTGGCTGCGGCAGTCGGTCAGTGATCTGTCATCCTTAACACCGGAGCGCATGCTGACCGAAGACGAGCTGACACTATACAACG GTAAAGATGCATCGAGGGCGTTTATCACAGGTGATTTCACAGACATCGGCTTATCTAATGACGTCACAGATTTCTCTGAACCACAGATTGTGGCCCTTTATGATTGGTTGTCATTTTATCAGAAGGACTACACTCCAGTTG GTAAACTGATAGGTCGGTTCTACACAGAAACCGGGCAGCCCACTGATGCTCTGCggcaggtggagtctgttttaACAGATGGGTTGAAGAAAAAGGCTCAGGCTCAGAATGAGATGCAGCGTTACCCATCCTGTAACTCAGAATGGAGTGAAGCCAGTGGGGGACGGGTATGGTGCTCTGAGAAGAG CGGCGGTATACACAGAGACTGGGTCGGAGTACCCAGAATGCTCTTCACCCCTGGATCTGGCCACTCCCGATGCGTTTGTATTCAACCATCCAATCCAATACATAACGAGAACCGGAACCTGAGAGAATACAAGGACTGTCCTCCTCACGTAGACTCTTGTCGTATCACCAAAGACTGA
- the LOC130420171 gene encoding neuferricin isoform X1, giving the protein MLKYLIPLVSVVLAVWTVPEWLAFPIYGNVVHVLESWLRQSVSDLSSLTPERMLTEDELTLYNGEPNSKGLYLAILGQVFDVERGRKHYGPGGAYHFFTGKDASRAFITGDFTDIGLSNDVTDFSEPQIVALYDWLSFYQKDYTPVGKLIGRFYTETGQPTDALRQVESVLTDGLKKKAQAQNEMQRYPSCNSEWSEASGGRVWCSEKSGGIHRDWVGVPRMLFTPGSGHSRCVCIQPSNPIHNENRNLREYKDCPPHVDSCRITKD; this is encoded by the exons atgctgaaatatttaataCCTCTTGTTTCAGTTGTCTTGGCTGTGTGGACGGTGCCCGAGTGGCTCGCATTTCCGATCTACGGCAATGTGGTACATGTATTAGAGTCGTGGCTGCGGCAGTCGGTCAGTGATCTGTCATCCTTAACACCGGAGCGCATGCTGACCGAAGACGAGCTGACACTATACAACGGTGAGCCGAACAGTAAGGGATTGTACCTGGCGATTTTAGGACAGGTGTTTGACGTTGAACGTGGGAGGAAACACTATGGACCTGGCGGCGCCTACCATTTCTTTACAG GTAAAGATGCATCGAGGGCGTTTATCACAGGTGATTTCACAGACATCGGCTTATCTAATGACGTCACAGATTTCTCTGAACCACAGATTGTGGCCCTTTATGATTGGTTGTCATTTTATCAGAAGGACTACACTCCAGTTG GTAAACTGATAGGTCGGTTCTACACAGAAACCGGGCAGCCCACTGATGCTCTGCggcaggtggagtctgttttaACAGATGGGTTGAAGAAAAAGGCTCAGGCTCAGAATGAGATGCAGCGTTACCCATCCTGTAACTCAGAATGGAGTGAAGCCAGTGGGGGACGGGTATGGTGCTCTGAGAAGAG CGGCGGTATACACAGAGACTGGGTCGGAGTACCCAGAATGCTCTTCACCCCTGGATCTGGCCACTCCCGATGCGTTTGTATTCAACCATCCAATCCAATACATAACGAGAACCGGAACCTGAGAGAATACAAGGACTGTCCTCCTCACGTAGACTCTTGTCGTATCACCAAAGACTGA